The genome window GTGGAAGCCCACTCTTCCAAATCATCTTCTTGCATGTGACAGTCAAGAGGTCATTTAACGAGAGGAAGATGAACTGCTTATTAGGTTCAAACACTTCCATTTCAGAAAACTGGAAAagcgtcctctctctctctacactccAAGAAACCTAATTTGTCTCCATTCTACTTTTGATGCATTTCACCAGCCGAAGGCAAAAGGATGGCACCCAATTAAAGGTCGGTCCTCTGCAGCTCAAGttcatgaacatgatgaacaaagactAGAACAGAGGTAAAAAACTAGTCAAGTGTTTGAGGATCCATTGTGATTCCTGATGATGTTAATATGCTTTgttcatttagattgagagaagtTAATGAAACCAAGACAACAATCTTTTATAGCGAGCCAATAAATTCGTCTCCGCCTCAAACCTCGAAGAACAAGTGTGATATAAACTAAGAATATAGCATTTGTGCTTCTTTGGACCAATAAAAGTGTAATAAACTTGTGTACACACTCCACTAGCTTTCCTTTTCGTTCCTTTAATGATTGCTGAtctcccccttctctctctctctctctcaaccattTGAGCTCCATGAACTTTTCCTTCTCAGTTATTTCCATTGTATGTAACCTCTCAGAGAAGGTCAACAAGTTGTTTACTTCttcttccctccctccctccctccccttgTGTGTTGCACTCCCCACCTCTTTAAAAAGCTCTCCTTTCTGCAATTTTCTCACCTTTATCACTCCCTCCTTCCTTTCACTTCTCTGCCTCTGCTTTCCctttctccctttctcctccaCCTTCCACCGCTCCTCTTTTCGCCCTTTATTCTCCCCCCAAAGATTGTAGCTTTCTGTCGAGCAGAGATTTTTCAACCTTGCCATAATCCAATTCTACTTCCGGAACTCCTCGTTTATCTTTGGGCATTGGAAACCTCGGTGAATTCACTGTTCTTTCACTTTTTGGTGCTCAACTTCAATAAAGGAGAGATCTTTTTGCATTGCCGACCTCGCGGAGATGAACTCTGGGTCATCGGATCGATCGCCGAAGTGCTTTCTCAACCAGAATTGGGATCGCTCCGTCGATCACATCAGCCAATTTGGATCGGCGCTTGGCTCCTTCATGTCGCCGCAGTCTTCATTTGAGCTCGAGAGAGGGTTGCAGAGAATTGGCCACTTGAGCGAGGAGGTCCCGCCGCAGTCCCATTTCATGGATTCCTCTGGGAATTCCCAAGCCTTGGGAGGGTTAGTGATTGCAGGAAATCTGGCCCTGGCACATTTGGATCAGTTTCCGGCTGACCCAGGCTTCGCAGAGAGGGCAGCAAGGTTTTCTAGCTTCGACGGCCAGAGTTACGGTTGGTTCTCAGGCCATTTCGAGCTCCCTGGGAGCGGCAAGCCTTCGACTGCGGCAATCATCCAGTCTCTCACGGCGAGCGGGCTCCAAATTGGGCACTTGGAGAGCAACAGGCAAATTCCAGTATCGAATGGACTGCAATTGAAGATGAATAGCGCTGGTCCGGCAATCTCCAGAGAGGAAATGTCGCTGTCCGATCCGATATCTGCGAGCAACGGCAAGAAGCGAAAAGCTCCTTCGAAGAGCAAAGAAAAGGATGCTGCTTCACCGAAACCTTCCACCGATCCTTCCAAGGTACCAAACTCATCTTCTTGATGTGTATTACCAAGAAAGACTCAAACTTTGCAGCTTTCAGGTGGCAGATGAAGAGGATTCCGACACAAAGCGATGTCGATCCTCGGGGAAAATTCATGAGATCGGCATTGACAATGTTAAGCCAAAGTTGGAGCAAAACGATGGCGCCAGAAGTAATGGAAATGCCGAGCAGAAGCAGAGGAAGGCAGGCAATGACAAGCCCTCCGAGCCTCCTAAGGACTACATCCATGTCAGGGCGAGAAGAGGTCAAGCAACTGATAGCCACAGTCTCGCAGAAAGAGTATGTGATGAATGCTCTCTCGAGATCCAAATGTTGGCTTTCGTCTCTGTTGATGATTCTGATCATTCTTCAACTGTTCACCAGGTGAGAAGAGAGAAGATTAGCCAACGAATGAAGTTGCTGCAAGATCTCGTTCCAGGCTGCAGTAAGGTAACACTTGATCTCAAAGATGCTCTAGTCACCCTGTTTCAGCTTATGAATAGAACACCAGAGACAAAATCTACTTTAGCTTGCTTGGAAATCTAGTCTCAAACTGCAATCTTCTGCTTTAGGTAACTGGCAAAGCGGTCATGCTTGATGAGATCATAAACTATGTGCAGTCGTTGCAGCGACAAGTCGAGGTAAAATGATCATACAACACATGACCATTTCTATATGCAAGTATGGTTTTCTCATCTCATCTTTCTGTTCTTGTTGTAGTTTCTTTCCATGAAGCTGGCCACCGTAAACCCACAGCTGGACTTTGACAATTTGGCGAATCTCCGTGTCGAGGATGTGAGTTTGGAAATTTCCTGACCAGTTAAAACTAATCAAAATTCAGCCTATAATGCTTGCAACGACTAATTACTCTGGTCATAAATTTCAGATGATTCAGATTGGTGGACCTGTGCCGAATTCAGCTTATTCACCTGAAATGAGTATGGTGTCATCTTATGCTGATGTACCACAA of Musa acuminata AAA Group cultivar baxijiao chromosome BXJ1-7, Cavendish_Baxijiao_AAA, whole genome shotgun sequence contains these proteins:
- the LOC135678182 gene encoding transcription factor bHLH77-like yields the protein MNSGSSDRSPKCFLNQNWDRSVDHISQFGSALGSFMSPQSSFELERGLQRIGHLSEEVPPQSHFMDSSGNSQALGGLVIAGNLALAHLDQFPADPGFAERAARFSSFDGQSYGWFSGHFELPGSGKPSTAAIIQSLTASGLQIGHLESNRQIPVSNGLQLKMNSAGPAISREEMSLSDPISASNGKKRKAPSKSKEKDAASPKPSTDPSKVADEEDSDTKRCRSSGKIHEIGIDNVKPKLEQNDGARSNGNAEQKQRKAGNDKPSEPPKDYIHVRARRGQATDSHSLAERVRREKISQRMKLLQDLVPGCSKVTGKAVMLDEIINYVQSLQRQVEFLSMKLATVNPQLDFDNLANLRVEDMIQIGGPVPNSAYSPEMSMVSSYADVPQQKDILHSIATNGMDFHCSMNMLDSTGHQDLNAHQACLGGFGDSSSQLGFFWEDDLQNIVQMGIGQDQEIVASSHNFHGGTSPAAQMKIEL